The following proteins come from a genomic window of Venturia canescens isolate UGA chromosome 4, ASM1945775v1, whole genome shotgun sequence:
- the LOC122409675 gene encoding uncharacterized protein, translated as MILPVILFLLLPIYALCLFHWNVRLSRKGKLVDKIPGPRAIPLFGNILSFMGPLEEVRQKLRRLNEEYYPIFKLWGVNLAMINIRHPDDAEILLSSTKHIEKGLLYKFMHPWFGTGLLTSKGEKWRSRRRILTPAFHFNVLQQFVEIFVEQGEKMVDFLKSDKENVQDLSKFLTKFTLNTICETAMGTALQDSDITQEGFRNAVYDMGTLIIHRILRPWLQWNWMFRLSSSGRRQAKALKVLHGFSTKIIEDRKKYHELLTGEKFLTGMAPHEETNARDDDPYSPKKKRLAMLDLLIAARKEGAAIDDAGIREEVDTFIFEGHDTTAVGMTFALLLLAQHKDIQESARAEVKKVVYENGGKMGMAEIQKLSYLERCLKESLRLYPSVPFISRTIREDLQLKTHVVPAGSLLSLHIFDMHRDPNFWSDPLVYDPDRFLPENIQGRHPYSYVPFSAGSRNCIGQRFAMLELKALVGHLLYNFYLEPIEIAADVRLLPDLVLRPAHPVRVKFIPIEKHRLLTTMNNSESRMLEFQRSRENFLGKNKSPNYEEIITKMGINYGKQFCLMNLRLHFLHSHLDAFPENLDTYNEEQGERSHQDLKEMERRSQGHWDINTMADFCWTLKREMPRKGIKRKRNPLNRSFKEKKTPENAMILWALFVIVLVLVLLHLLIHLSRAGRLINQIDGPPSLPVIGSLLYLLGSPDNLLKTLHRYSDDFYPIFRLWIVHWPVVFIRHPDDAEVLLSSSVHIEKSLFYDFLRPWLNNGLLTSTGKKWRNRRKILTPAFHFNMLRGFVDMFAETSERMIISLKNEGGPSVQNLVSLITQHTLNVICESAMGTILQDNDPLQKEYRSNVKEIGSFLYYRSTRPWLKNNWIFSLTEKGRKHKKCIEILHHFTSLIIEERKKYHRETGKQYLANDLSGTEMVMDATEISSNTEVEKQRLAMLDLLISLQEAHQGIDDAGIQEEVDTFIFEGHDTTAMSMCFAILLLAEHKQIQARARAEIDALFEEYNGRLGMDALANMPYLERCIKESLRLFPAVPTISRRISSSLQLKKRLIPSGTIVNCDLYKLHRDPHFWPEPLVYDPDRFLPELTRNRHPFAYIPFSGGPRNCIGQKFAMLELKTSISYLLHSYYFEPVVECRKLTMLPDLVLKSETPLYVKLVPIRQ; from the exons ATGATTTTACCAGTGATATTATTTTTGCTGTTGCCTATTTACGCATTGTGTCTCTTCCATTGGAACGTTCGGTTGAGCAGAAAAGGAAAGCTCGTCGACAAAATTCCGGGACCTCGGGCGATACCGCTTTTCGGAAATATTTTGAGTTTCATGGGACCTCTTG AGGAAGTTCGACAGAAACTGCGACGCTTGAACGAAGAATATTATCCGATCTTCAAGCTGTGGGGAGTCAATCTGGCTATGATTAATATTCGACATCCGGATGATGCTGAA ATATTACTCTCGAGCACAAAGCACATAGAGAAAGGATTGTTGTACAAATTTATGCATCCCTGGTTTGGCACAGGACTCCTCACTAGCAAGG GTGAAAAATGGCGGAGCCGGCGGCGAATTCTTACTCCGGCATTCCATTTCAATGTGTTGCAACAATTTGTCGAAATATTCGTAGAACAAGGTGAAAAAATGGTCGACTTCTTGAAAAGCGATAAAGAAAATGTTCAAGATCTTTCcaaatttctcacgaaatttaCTCTAAATACTATTTGCG AAACGGCCATGGGAACGGCACTTCAAGATTCTGACATTACTCAAGAAGGTTTCCGAAATGCTGTCTACGATATGGGCACTCTGATAATCCATAG AATTTTGAGGCCCTGGCTTCAGTGGAACTGGATGTTTCGTTTGTCATCGAGTGGACGTCGTCAAGCAAAAGCTTTGAAAGTTCTGCACGGTTTTTCAACAAAG ATAATTGAAGATCGCAAGAAATATCACGAGCTGCTCACAGGGGAAAAATTCCTCACAGGAATGGCACCGCACGAAGAGACGAACGCTCGTGACGATGATCCCTACTCGC CAAAAAAGAAGCGGTTAGCAATGCTCGACTTGCTAATCGCTGCGCGGAAGGAAGGTGCTGCGATCGACGACGCTGGCATTCGCGAAGAGGTCGATACCTTTATTTTCGAG GGACACGATACAACAGCGGTCGGAATGACGTTTGCTCTTCTGTTGTTAGCTCAGCACAAGGATATACAG GAATCAGCAAGAGCCGAAGTAAAAAAAGTCGTTTATGAAAACGGTGGCAAAATGGGAATGGCGGAAATCCAAAAACTCTCGTATCTCGAACGTTGTCTCAAAGAATCCTTGAGACTCTATCCCAGTGTCCCATTCATTTCGCGAACGATTCGAGAGGATTTACAATTGA aAACTCATGTCGTCCCTGCTGGTAGTCTTCTGAGTCTCCACATATTCGACATGCATCGCGATCCAAACTTTTGGTCGGATCCTCTCGTTTACGACCCTGACCGATTTCTACCGGAGAATATTCAGGGACGTCATCCTTATTCGTACGTGCCATTCAGCGCCGGATCTAGAAACTGCATCG GTCAGAGATTCGCGATGCTGGAACTCAAGGCTTTGGTAGGACACTTGCTCTACAACTTTTACTTAGAACCGATCGAGATCGCTGCGGACGTGCGCTTGTTACCTGACTTGGTGCTGAGACCAGCTCATCCCGTTCGCGTTAAATTTATTccgatcgaaaa GCATCGTCTTCTCACGACAATGAACAACTCAGAGAGCCGCATGCTGGAGTTTCAAAGAAGTCGTGAAAACTTCTTAGGCAAAAACAAAAGCCCGAATTACGAAGAAATCATCACAAAAATGGGCATCAACTACGGTAAACAATTTTGTTTGATGAATCTCAGATTGCACTTCTTACATTCCCACCTGGATGCATTTCCTGAAAATCTTGACACCTACAACGAAGAACAGGGAGAGCGTTCCCATCAAGATCTCAAAGAAATGGAACGTCGATCTCAGGGACATTGGGATATTAATACGATGGCAGATTTCTGTTGGACGTTGAAGAGGGAAATGCCCAGGAAAGGCATAAAACGCAAAAGAAATCCATTAAATAGAtcgtttaaagaaaaaaag ACACCGGAAAACGCAATGATTTTATGGGCATTGTTCGTTATAGTATTGGTTTTGGTTCTTCTCCATTTATTGATACACTTGAGCCGCGCAGGACGGCTCATCAATCAAATTGACGGACCACCGTCTCTTCCTGTTATTGGTTCTTTGCTGTATCTGTTAGGCTCACCCG aTAATTTGTTGAAGACTCTGCACCGATACAGCGATGATTTTTATCCAATATTTCGACTCTGGATTGTTCATTGGCCGGTCGTTTTTATTCGGCATCCCGACGATGCGGAg GTATTGTTGAGCAGCTCAGTTCATATCGAAAAGAGTTTGTTTTATGATTTTCTTCGACCGTGGTTGAACAACGGACTGTTGACGAGCACAG GCAAGAAATGGCGGAACCGCAGAAAAATCTTGACTCCAGCTTTTCATTTTAACATGCTGAGAGGATTCGTTGATATGTTTGCCGAAACGTCGGAACGAATGATaatctcgttgaaaaatgaagGCGGTCCGTCAGTTCAAAATCTCGTTTCTTTGATTACGCAACACACTCTCAACGTAATTTGCG AAAGTGCAATGGGTACGATATTACAAGATAATGATCCATTGCAAAAGGAGTATAGATCCAACGTCAAAGAAATCGGTAGTTTTTTGTACTACAG ATCTACGAGGCCATGGCTGAAAAACAACTGGATCTTTTCTCTAACAGAGAAAGGTCGAAAGCATAAGAAATGTATCGAAATTTTGCACCATTTTACATCTCTG ATCATcgaagaacgaaagaaatacCACAGAGAGACAGGAAAGCAATATCTTGCAAATGATTTGTCGGGAACTGAGATGGTGATGGATGCAACCGAGATATCTAGCAATACTGAAG TGGAAAAACAGAGGCTCGCGATGCTTGATCTTTTGATCTCATTACAAGAGGCACACCAAGGTATCGATGATGCCGGCATACAAGAAGAAGTTgatacatttattttcgag GGTCACGATACCACAGCAATGAGCATGTGTTTTGCGATTCTTTTGCTCGCGGAGCACAAACAAATACAG GCACGTGCGAGGGCAGAAATCGATGCTCTATTCGAAGAATATAATGGACGATTGGGAATGGACGCGTTGGCTAATATGCCCTATCTCGAGCGTTGTATAAAAGAATCGTTGAGACTGTTTCCAGCTGTACCAACCATCTCTCGACGCATATCCAGTTCCTTGCAATTGA aAAAACGTTTGATTCCAAGTGGCACGATCGTGAATTGCGATTTATACAAGCTTCATCGCGACCCACATTTTTGGCCTGAGCCTCTCGTCTACGATCCTGATCGGTTCCTACCCGAACTCACAAGAAATCGACATCCATTCGCTTACATACCTTTCAGCGGAGGACCGAGAAATTGCATTG GTCAAAAATTCGCTATGCTCGAACTCAAAACAAGTATAAGTTACTTATTGCACAGCTATTACTTTGAGCCGGTGGTCGAATGCCGAAAGCTTACGATGCTACCCGATTTGGTACTCAAGTCCGAGACCCCCCTTTACGTCAAACTTGTCCCAATTCGACAATGA
- the LOC122410239 gene encoding cytochrome P450 4C1-like yields the protein MAVALIGLIFFFCFLSYRIYVLGRRRYFVGKIPGPSGIPIFGNIFNFLVPIADLWGVVHGMNDDYYPTYKITTPLWTVLNLRHPDDAEILLSSTQHITKSALYDFLHPWFKTGLLTSTGGKWQKRRKILTPAFHFNVLREFVNVFDEEGRRMVRDLKNAGEKEHDLLPLVTKYTLNTICETAMGTSLEGMTKFHTKYRNAVHEMGNYLLHRLLRPWLHPPSIFNLSPTGRKQKKALEIIHAFSNKIIRERQEYHKESGKDPMQQKETFNDDKSGKKRLAMLDLLIAAKNAGHMDEPGIREEVDTFIFEGHDTTGMGIAFILLLLAEHKDVQEKARDEIDAVLDGSGGKMEPYEIQQFQYLDCCIKESLRLYPSVPLISRYIKEDLHLKNYLIPGGVVAHIHIYDLHRDPNFWPDPDTFDPDRFLPEHCVGRHPFSYIPFSAGPRNCIGQKFAMFELKALIGHVLRNFYLEPIDLASRVRLLPDLVLRPAHPIRIKFVPRKL from the exons ATGGCCGTCGCGTTGATTggacttatttttttcttctgcttttTGTCATATCGTATTTACGTGCTCGGCCGACGGCGGTATTTCGTTGGCAAAATACCGGGACCAAGTGGTATTCCGatatttggaaatatattcaaTTTTCTCGTTCCGATAG CTGACCTCTGGGGGGTGGTGCACGGGATGAATGACGATTACTATCCAACTTACAAAATAACGACACCTTTGTGGACCGTCCTAAACCTTCGTCATCCCGACGATGCAGAG attcttttatCAAGCACGCAACACATTACGAAAAGCGCGCTGTACGATTTCCTTCATCCTTGGTTCAAAACCGGTCTTCTAACGAGTACAG GTGGGAAGTGGCAGAAACGACGCAAGATACTCACGCCCGCATTTCATTTCAATGTTTTGAGGGAATTCGTCAACGTTTTTGATGAGGAGGGTCGTCGAATGGTTCGAGACCTGAAAAATGCTGGGGAAAAGGAGCATGATTTGTTACCATTGGTTACGAAATACACGCTCAATACGATTTGTG AAACTGCCATGGGTACATCACTAGAAGGAATGACAAAGTTTCACACGAAATATCGAAACGCCGTTCATGAAATGGGAAATTATCTTCTCCACAG GCTACTGAGACCGTGGCTGCATCCACCAAGCATATTCAATCTTTCGCCAACCggtcgaaaacaaaaaaaagctttAGAAATAATCCATGCCTTTTCCAACAAA atTATTCGTGAACGTCAAGAGTACCATAAAGAGTCTGGAAAGGACCCGATGCAGCAGAAAGAAACGTTTAATGAtgataaaagtggaaaaaaacgtttggccATGCTGGATCTTCTCATAGCTGCGAAGAACGCGGGTCACATGGACGAACCCGGAATCAGAGAGGAAGTAGACACCTTTATCTTCGAG GGACACGACACAACCGGGATGGGAATAGCTTTCATTCTCTTGCTTCTGGCTGAACACAAAGACGTTCAG gaAAAAGCTCGAGATGAAATTGATGCTGTACTCGATGGGAGTGGAGGAAAGATGGAACCGTACGAAATTCAACAATTCCAGTACCTCGATTGCTGTATTAAAGAGTCACTTCGATTATATCCGAGCGTGCCCTTAATATCGCGGTACATCAAGGAAGACTTGCATTTGA AGAATTACTTGATTCCCGGAGGCGTTGTGGCTCACATACACATCTACGATCTTCATCGAGATCCGAATTTCTGGCCCGATCCCGATACTTTTGATCCAGATAGATTTTTACCCGAACACTGTGTCGGGCGACATCCTTTTTCTTACATACCATTCAGCGCTGGGCCTCGTAACTGTATAG GTCAAAAGTTTGCCATGTTTGAGCTGAAGGCGCTGATAGGACACGTGCTACGCAATTTTTATCTCGAGCCAATTGATCTCGCATCCAGAGTCCGATTACTTCCGGATCTCGTACTCAGGCCGGCGCATCCGATACGGATTAAGTTCGTACCGAGAAAGCTTTAG
- the LOC122410238 gene encoding uncharacterized protein, which translates to MSSLQQTGRFLPFSTNNIQRKQLSTQGGLPQSLSGSDTDVSTSNENLSNEERYVIRHTARQEPQGQENQQQSPSRSSSHKENIPNIQGNIHNRSSLKESLNGSNRNSLKESLNGSNRSSLKDSINGSNRNSLKDSLSNRTSIGSNRSSLDVSTSSYNTLIIHNANDENAWSPSGRLSGIIREHGDMGYLYCEGGGKGHSNSPTMQSLSSLQHEDRYYDQSSNSGCQEITDIPDDYLSQSQVLKHLAKEVKVPAYGKIASNGSSLEMRIRDNDRGKQNSNEFTERQPPSYTSTLLPLKSKHRLLGPTEKLTLSRSQPDLSRIGKLDLDNYDLRATSPRPQTKGREEIETAVGETWPASEMVQIVIQENSALKLELERCFNKVAKSQKLELEISKVHRAHEELAASCERREKLERAARLRLQNDCRRLTELNRALRDQIDLMSSRSDNPPIVESMRKELTQRELLIGQLITQNKELAAAKERQEIELAAQRATLQEQRTHIDILDTALTNAQGNVVRLEEECRKKQVYVERVGQLQRALSSLQASSDRREETERQLRGQLEKELREGGNGGSRGYETSNNGETIADLKRRLRERDEKIMSLEGDVTKWEQRYLEESALRQAAIDAASLPKDAKIAALEKTSQDSEKLIAEARSEKMRHMDEVHAAQKKLADLESRMKDLESKLAERDAMIRVLQKHTYDKDSSSSSGVGSYPAAHSSHSSTSADHTGLASTPELVSSVLGGASGYGSTGSYGVTDNYKYRKQGSFEQTNKSLDDQLKELDSQLLSKRALCCFPGFSNPGTASRKGKISKPLLAGVDSTGSSSTASSKSRLLDESVVEGTTSGGGSGGGGGGSGSGSNGGGGGGGGGGGGAGGGILEFAAAAARLKGTVTRLSDDKPEDMMLLEKQGRSSQRQRMQEGEPRRAGSLPPSSLPRPPRTIKSINSRYCRLSSDTETRKKSDPGPSIDAASIKTTARDSDNCSLEYGRLLAKSQRRKKSIGAETTFSTNSSSFVQTNPTGLKKTSASGAGEYERLNENDRKKQQSDVKHRETQGRSLIPPPSRRIGEYGRLSDGDAKATMRKQTGSSRGLSTGSTLSSKSGTRDSGGTASSEASTYSLPPTKARSIPRPNNYRIQF; encoded by the exons ATGAGTTCGCTTCAGCAAACTGGTAGATTTTTGCCATTCTCAACCAACAATATTCAGAGAAAGCAATTATCCACTCAAG GTGGATTGCCTCAGAGTTTGAGCGGAAGCGACACCGATGTTTCTACttccaatgaaaatttgagcaaCGAAGAACGCTACGTTATAAGACACACAGCACGTCAAGAGCCCCAGGGCCAAGAAAATCAACAGCAAAGCCCATCGAGATCTTCCAGCCATAAAGAAAACATACCAAATATTCAG GGGAATATACACAATAGAAGTAGTTTGAAAGAAAGCTTGAATGGTTCGAATCGGAATAGCCTGAAGGAGAGTCTGAATGGCTCAAATCGAAGCAGTCTCAAAGACAGTATCAATGGTTCCAATCGAAATAGCTTGAAGGACAGTTTGAGCAATCGCACGAGCATTGGTTCGAACAGGAGCAGCCTCGATGTATCGACGAGCTCGTACAACACTCTCATTATTCACAATGCCAATGACGAAAATGCATGGTCACCGTCCGGTCG ATTGTCGGGTATAATACGAGAACACGGAGATATGGGCTATTTGTATTGCGAAGGCGGGGGCAAAGGTCACTCGAATAGTCCGACAATGCAGTCACTATCGAGTTTACAACACGAGGATCGTTACTACGATCAATCGAGTAACAGCGGTTGTCAAGAAATAACGGATATTCCCGACGATTATCTTAGTCAATCTCAG GTCCTGAAACATCTTGCGAAAGAAGTCAAGGTACCGGCCTACGGGAAAATAGCTAGTAATGGAAGCAGCTTGGAAATGCGGATCCGAGATAACGATCGTGGTAAACAGAACTCCAATGAATTTACCGAAAGGCAGCCACCGTCTTACACATCTACGCTGTTACCATTGAAAAGCAAACATCGACTGCTAGGACCTACCGAAAAGCTTACGCTTTCACGATCACAGCCCGATTTATCGAGAATCGGAAAATTGGATCTGGACAATTATGATTTACGAGCCACATCTCCGcg GCCACAAACGAAAGGTCGAGAAGAGATTGAAACCGCTGTAGGCGAAACTTGGCCAGCTTCTGAAATGGTACAAATCGTGATACAAGAAAATAGCGCTTTGAAGCTCGAATTGGAGCGTTGTTTCAACAAGGTTgcaaaatcacaaaaattggagctcgaaatatcgaaagtACATCGTGCACACGAGGAGTTGGCTGCCTCTTGTGAACGCCGTGAAAAACTCGAACGTGCTGCGAGGTTAAGGCTTCAGAATGATTGTCGAAGATTGACAGAACTCAATCGTGCGCTGCGAGATCAGATCGATTTGATGTCCTCCCGATCGGATAATCCACCGATTGTTGAATCTATGAGAAAAGAATTGACACAACGGGAGTTATTGATAGGTCAACTTATAACTCAGA ACAAAGAATTGGCAGCAGCTAAGGAGAGACAGGAAATTGAACTTGCAGCTCAACGAGCAACTCTGCAAGAACAACGCACGCATATCGATATATTAGACACCGCACTGACCAACGCACAAGGGAATGTTGTACGATTGGAAGAAGAG TGTCGCAAGAAGCAAGTTTACGTGGAGAGAGTCGGGCAGCTGCAACGAGCTCTTTCGTCGTTGCAAGCATCGAGCGATAGACGCGAAGAAACCGAGCGACAGTTGAGAGGTCAACTTGAAAAAGAATTACGCGAAGGTGGAAACGGAGGTTCCCGGGGATACGAAACGTCCAATAATGGCGAAACGATAGCGGATTTGAAACGAAGATTGCGCGaacgcgatgaaaaaattatgtcaCTCGAGGGTGATGTTACGAAATGGGAGCAGCGATATCTCGAAGAGAGTGCTTTGCGCCAGGCTGCGATTGATGCTGCGAGTCTTCCCAA AGACGCCAAGATAGCCGCATTGGAAAAAACGAGTCAGGATTCTGAGAAACTTATCGCAGAGGCTCGATCCGAAAAGATGCGTCACATGGACGAAGTTCATGctgcacaaaaaaaattggctgATCTCGAATCTAG aatGAAAGATCTCGAGTCAAAACTGGCCGAGAGAGACGCGATGATTCGGGTTCTACAAAAACATACGTATGACAAAGACAGTAGCAGCAGCAGTGGCGTTGGAAGTTATCCGGCAGCGCACTCGTCTCATTCCAGTACATCAGCTGATCATACAGGACTTGCGAGTACTCCGGAACTcg TGAGCAGCGTTTTAGGTGGTGCAAGTGGCTACGGTAGTACAGGCTCGTACGGAGTAACGGACAATTACAAATATAGAAAACAGGGTAGCTTTGAGCAAACGAATAAGAGTCTTGACGATCAACTGAAAGAACTAGATTCCCAACTACTCAGCAAG aGGGCACTTTGCTGTTTTCCAGGATTCTCTAATCCAGGCACTGCGtcgagaaaaggaaaaatatccaAGCCACTATTGGCGGGTGTAGATAGCACAGGTAGTTCGAGTACAGCGTCGAGCAAGAGTCGTTTGTTGGACGAATCGGTAGTCGAGGGAACAACGAGCGGTGGAGGAAGCGGCGGCGGTGGCGGGGGCAGCGGCAGCGGCAGTAATggcggcggcggtggcggaggtggtggtggtggcggcGCCGGCGGCGGTATATTGGAGTTCGCTGCTGCTGCAGCGAGGCTCAAGGGCACGGTGACGCGTTTATCGGATGATAAACCGGAGGACATGATGTTGCTCGAGAAGCAAGGTCGTAGCTCCCAGAGGCAAAGAATGCAGGAGGGTGAGCCACGGAGAGCGGGTAGTTTGCCACCGAGTTCCTTGCCGAGGCCGCCGAGAACGATTAAATCGATTAATTCGCGTTACTGTCGCTTGAGCAGCGACACGGAGACGCGAAAAAAATCGGACCCTGGTCCTTCGATCGACGCTGCGTCGATAAAGACTACCGCCCGTGATTCGGACAATTGTAGCCTCGAATACGGCAGGCTTTTGGCCAAAAGTCAACGtcgcaaaaaatcgatcgGAGCCGAAACAACTTTCTCTACCAATTCGTCCTCGTTCGTCCAAACGAATCCCACcggtttgaaaaaaacatcagcCAGCGGAGCCGGCGAATACGAACGATTGAACGAGAACGATCGCAAGAAACAACAGAGCGACGTTAAACACCGAGAGACTCAAGGGCGCTCCTTGATACCACCACCGAGCCGTCGGATCGGTGAATACGGTAGACTCAGCGATGGCGATGCCAAAGCTACCATGAGAAAACAAACCGGTAGCTCGCGTGGCTTGAGCACCGGTAGCACTCTCAGTAGCAAAAGTGGTACCCGTGATTCCGGTGGCACAGCCAGCAGCGAAGCTTCGACCTACTCTCTTCCCCCTACCAAGGCTAGATCTATACCTCGCCCTAATAACTACagaatacaattttga